A single region of the Duganella sp. BuS-21 genome encodes:
- a CDS encoding glycoside hydrolase family 43 protein has protein sequence MMGARTISSMLSALMAATLLPAAAASYTNPVLSGFHADPSVCRVGGDYYLATSSFEYFPGVPIYHSKDLVHWRQIGHALTRASQLKLTNTRSSQGIYAPTLRCHDGVFYMVTTNMEGGGAFYVHTKDPAGEWSEPVWLNDKTWGMDPSLFFDDDGKVYYTRHGGGEHGGVYQAEIDVKAGKLLEQPRLIWSGTGGVWPEGPHLYKQDGLYYLLISEGGTSYNHSLTMARSATPGGPYTANPANPILTHRGHPELPLQATGHGDLVQTPEGKWWMPLLGIRPIANRHHLGRETLLTPVEWNSEGWLTVNKGKPLATEMSAEGLPPFAPWPTEPVRDDFILSKLGLQWTQLRGRGDGLWSLSERPGYLRLKGSSVTMNDIAQPAFIARRQEHMRMRASTEVEFQPSAATHAAGLVLRQNENNYYELRITGMPQRRLELLARSGGVTSLQATAKLPPGNGPVQLQVESWANRYEFSYSYSAGGANAPLKLVGTVPTAPLSSESAGGFTGVFIGMYAEGARQQAMPAADFAWFDYQALEK, from the coding sequence ATGATGGGCGCGCGTACCATATCGTCCATGCTCTCCGCACTGATGGCGGCGACACTGCTGCCGGCGGCGGCGGCCAGCTACACCAATCCCGTGCTGAGCGGCTTCCACGCCGATCCGAGCGTGTGCCGCGTGGGCGGCGACTACTACCTCGCCACCAGCAGCTTCGAATACTTCCCCGGCGTGCCGATCTACCACAGCAAGGACCTGGTCCACTGGCGCCAGATCGGCCACGCGCTCACGCGCGCCAGCCAGTTGAAGCTGACCAACACCCGTAGCTCGCAAGGCATCTACGCCCCAACCCTGCGCTGCCACGACGGCGTGTTCTATATGGTCACCACCAATATGGAGGGCGGCGGCGCCTTCTACGTCCACACCAAGGACCCGGCCGGCGAATGGTCGGAACCCGTGTGGCTCAACGATAAAACCTGGGGCATGGACCCGTCGCTGTTCTTCGACGACGACGGCAAGGTCTATTACACGCGCCACGGCGGCGGTGAACATGGCGGCGTGTATCAGGCGGAAATCGACGTCAAGGCCGGCAAGCTGCTGGAGCAACCGCGCCTGATCTGGTCCGGCACCGGCGGCGTGTGGCCGGAAGGCCCGCACTTATACAAGCAGGACGGTTTGTACTACCTGCTGATCTCCGAAGGCGGCACCTCCTACAACCACAGCCTGACGATGGCGCGTTCGGCAACGCCGGGCGGTCCATACACGGCCAATCCCGCCAATCCGATCCTGACGCATCGCGGACACCCGGAGCTGCCGCTGCAGGCCACCGGCCACGGCGACCTGGTACAAACGCCGGAAGGCAAATGGTGGATGCCGCTACTGGGCATACGCCCGATCGCCAACCGCCATCACCTCGGCCGCGAAACGCTGCTGACGCCCGTCGAGTGGAACAGCGAGGGCTGGCTCACCGTGAACAAGGGCAAACCGCTGGCGACCGAAATGTCCGCCGAAGGCCTGCCGCCGTTCGCACCGTGGCCCACCGAACCGGTACGCGACGACTTCATTCTGTCCAAGCTTGGCCTGCAATGGACGCAGCTGCGCGGTCGCGGCGACGGCCTGTGGTCGTTGAGCGAACGTCCCGGCTACCTGCGCCTGAAAGGCAGCAGCGTCACCATGAATGACATCGCCCAACCGGCCTTCATCGCCCGCCGCCAGGAGCACATGCGCATGCGCGCATCGACGGAGGTGGAGTTCCAGCCGTCGGCCGCCACGCACGCCGCCGGCTTGGTGCTGCGTCAGAACGAAAACAACTACTACGAACTGCGCATCACCGGCATGCCGCAGCGCCGCCTTGAACTGCTAGCGCGCTCGGGCGGCGTGACGTCGCTGCAAGCCACGGCGAAGCTGCCGCCGGGGAACGGCCCGGTGCAGTTGCAGGTTGAATCGTGGGCCAACCGCTATGAGTTCAGCTACAGCTACAGCGCCGGCGGCGCCAACGCGCCGCTCAAGCTGGTCGGCACCGTACCCACCGCACCGCTGTCATCCGAATCGGCGGGTGGATTCACCGGCGTCTTTATCGGCATGTATGCGGAAGGCGCCCGGCAGCAAGCCATGCCTGCCGCAGATTTTGCATGGTTCGACTACCAGGCACTGGAAAAATAA
- a CDS encoding SGNH/GDSL hydrolase family protein — protein MMNATAAEPPSHWVASWGAAQQIPEPENQLPVENWRDGSLRQIVHLTLGGKQFRVRVSNAYGTAPLMLQAASVALAPTPGKAGIAASSLRPLTFDGSATVMIPAGAEYYSDVVEMELKPAADLAISLYFSEAPARQTGHPGARATTFLAKGNRVSEAEWDDATTVTRWYALSDVEVRAPRSTGALVAVGDSITDGYGVAADTNTRWPDMLAARLRGAKQSLGVVNAGIGGGRMLRDGLGPNVAARFDREVLSRAGVTHALVMIGVNDLGGQHRNTQETPADRQQMLADLKLAHRQLAERARAHGVCLIGATLTPYVGSDYYHPETENEADRQELNQWIRHSGVFDAVADFDAALRDPAKADRMKAEYDSGDHLHPSSAGYRALADAVPLAALRKQCGAAK, from the coding sequence ATGATGAACGCGACGGCTGCGGAACCACCTTCACACTGGGTAGCCAGCTGGGGTGCAGCGCAGCAAATTCCCGAGCCGGAGAATCAACTCCCAGTCGAAAACTGGCGCGATGGCAGCCTCCGCCAGATCGTCCATCTCACTCTGGGCGGCAAGCAGTTCCGGGTGCGCGTCAGCAACGCATACGGCACTGCACCATTGATGCTGCAGGCAGCCAGCGTAGCGCTGGCGCCAACGCCCGGCAAAGCCGGCATCGCCGCCTCTAGCTTGCGCCCCCTGACCTTCGACGGCAGCGCCACGGTCATGATTCCGGCCGGCGCGGAATACTACAGCGATGTTGTGGAGATGGAGCTGAAACCGGCCGCCGATTTGGCCATATCGTTGTATTTCAGCGAAGCGCCGGCACGCCAGACCGGCCATCCCGGCGCCCGCGCCACCACTTTCCTCGCCAAAGGCAACCGCGTGAGCGAGGCGGAATGGGACGACGCCACCACCGTCACGCGCTGGTATGCGCTGAGCGACGTCGAGGTGCGCGCCCCGCGCAGCACCGGCGCGCTGGTGGCGGTGGGCGATTCGATCACCGACGGTTACGGCGTTGCGGCCGACACCAACACCCGCTGGCCGGACATGCTGGCCGCGCGCCTGCGCGGGGCCAAGCAATCGCTGGGCGTGGTCAACGCCGGCATCGGCGGCGGCCGCATGCTACGCGACGGCCTGGGACCGAACGTGGCGGCGCGCTTCGACCGCGAAGTGCTGTCGCGCGCCGGCGTCACCCACGCACTGGTGATGATCGGCGTGAATGACCTGGGCGGCCAGCACCGCAATACGCAGGAAACGCCGGCCGACCGCCAGCAGATGCTGGCCGACCTCAAACTGGCGCACCGCCAGCTGGCCGAACGCGCCCGCGCACATGGCGTGTGCCTGATCGGCGCCACGCTGACGCCTTATGTGGGCAGCGACTACTATCACCCCGAGACTGAAAACGAGGCGGACCGCCAGGAATTGAACCAGTGGATACGCCATTCCGGCGTGTTCGACGCGGTGGCCGATTTCGACGCCGCGCTGCGCGACCCGGCCAAGGCCGACCGCATGAAGGCGGAGTATGACTCCGGCGACCATCTGCATCCATCCTCCGCAGGCTACCGCGCCCTGGCCGATGCCGTGCCGCTGGCCGCGTTGCGCAAACAATGCGGAGCCGCCAAATGA